One window of Methanosphaera sp. genomic DNA carries:
- a CDS encoding MarR family transcriptional regulator produces MKNINEKDENNLHVSFLFSTTIRQHNIWMNQVLKPYNLSASEFPLLMKLHFDGNITQHELAGEFYLTEGTIARSVRKLEDKGFIQREVDDNNRRKKYVSLTPRGHEVAIFMQDLEEKWEAEVIRELDTTEKENLKKILKKIALKSFKIKDIIK; encoded by the coding sequence ATGAAAAATATAAATGAAAAAGATGAAAATAACCTACATGTAAGTTTTCTTTTTTCAACAACAATAAGACAACATAACATATGGATGAATCAAGTACTAAAGCCATATAATCTATCAGCAAGTGAATTTCCACTACTTATGAAACTACACTTTGATGGTAACATAACACAACATGAACTTGCCGGAGAATTCTACCTAACAGAAGGAACAATAGCAAGAAGTGTACGAAAACTGGAAGATAAAGGATTTATACAAAGAGAAGTTGATGATAACAACAGACGAAAAAAATATGTATCACTAACACCCAGAGGACATGAAGTTGCAATATTTATGCAAGACTTAGAGGAAAAATGGGAAGCAGAAGTAATACGTGAACTTGATACAACTGAAAAAGAAAACTTAAAGAAAATATTAAAAA
- a CDS encoding MATE family efflux transporter: protein MHQNENDDTTKVDVIRGDPKVALKTIAWPMIFTLVLNMIYNMVDRVWVAGLGADPLAAIGFVAPIFIIIGGIGNGFGAGANSLISRYIGAKDKQNASNSAIHSILIALALSIIIPIILMPLLKQLLLLMGAESVLKLATDYATIIIIGGFTLIFNGVLSSQLRAEGDVNRATKALVITGILNIIIDPIFIYVLNLGVAGAAIATVLSALVATVLMLYWILVKKDTYVDVGRDQFKFSPKIIKEIIAVAVPGSVEQVIISLISIVMNAVLAMVASTDVIAAFTAAFSIIQVGMMFPVGIATAAITVAGVAYGARDFKRVEFVCKYAIKLSMSIVIVIVALMAIFAPQIAMLFSYSAATASLNALVTEALRVLLVFLIGVPVGLCCAFTFQGIGKGTISLILTILREAVFVLVFLYLFVFVLGMGQIGAYLSMGMAGVLGSVVAAILFKYYMNKLQKFEGKAPDEC from the coding sequence TTGCATCAAAATGAAAATGATGACACAACTAAAGTAGATGTAATACGAGGAGATCCAAAAGTAGCACTAAAAACCATAGCATGGCCTATGATATTTACACTTGTACTAAACATGATATATAACATGGTAGATAGAGTATGGGTAGCAGGACTAGGAGCAGATCCACTAGCTGCAATAGGATTTGTAGCACCAATATTTATCATAATAGGTGGAATAGGAAATGGATTTGGAGCAGGAGCAAACTCCCTCATATCACGATACATCGGAGCAAAAGATAAACAAAACGCATCAAATAGTGCAATACATTCAATACTAATAGCCCTGGCACTATCAATAATAATACCAATAATACTCATGCCACTACTAAAACAATTACTACTTCTTATGGGAGCAGAAAGTGTACTTAAACTTGCAACAGACTATGCAACAATCATCATTATTGGAGGATTTACACTCATATTCAATGGAGTACTTTCAAGTCAACTAAGAGCAGAAGGAGATGTAAATCGTGCAACAAAAGCACTTGTAATAACAGGTATATTAAACATAATAATAGATCCAATATTCATATATGTACTAAATCTAGGAGTAGCAGGAGCAGCAATAGCAACAGTATTATCAGCACTTGTTGCAACAGTCCTAATGCTTTACTGGATTTTAGTTAAAAAAGATACATATGTTGATGTAGGACGTGACCAATTTAAATTCAGTCCAAAAATTATCAAAGAAATCATTGCAGTAGCAGTACCAGGAAGTGTAGAACAAGTAATTATCTCACTCATATCAATTGTAATGAATGCAGTACTTGCAATGGTAGCATCAACAGATGTAATTGCAGCATTCACAGCAGCATTTAGTATAATACAGGTAGGAATGATGTTCCCAGTAGGAATTGCAACAGCAGCAATTACAGTTGCAGGAGTAGCATATGGAGCACGTGACTTTAAAAGAGTTGAATTTGTATGTAAATATGCAATAAAACTATCAATGTCTATAGTAATAGTAATTGTAGCATTAATGGCAATCTTTGCACCACAAATTGCAATGCTATTTAGTTATTCAGCAGCAACAGCATCACTCAATGCACTAGTAACTGAAGCACTACGTGTATTACTTGTATTTTTAATTGGTGTACCTGTAGGATTATGCTGTGCATTTACATTCCAAGGAATAGGAAAAGGAACAATATCACTCATACTTACAATTCTAAGAGAAGCAGTATTTGTACTAGTATTTTTATACTTATTTGTATTCGTACTTGGAATGGGACAAATAGGAGCATATCTATCAATGGGTATGGCAGGAGTACTCGGATCAGTAGTAGCAGCAATACTCTTTAAATACTACATGAATAAACTTCAAAAATTTGAAGGAAAAGCACCAGATGAATGCTAA